Below is a window of Tachysurus fulvidraco isolate hzauxx_2018 chromosome 11, HZAU_PFXX_2.0, whole genome shotgun sequence DNA.
GATGAAACTTGTCAATGGATGTATGTTCTTTCTTAGAAAGCCTTACGCAGTTCCTTAGAACAGTTTACATTCATGTCTCCACTCTGTAAATATTGACTGAAACTGTTGCAGGAATGAGAAGTGCAATAGAGTGCATTAAGTCCACTTTACAAGCCAAAAGAAATGAGGAAAGTTTTCAggagtttttttaataaagcagcTGCAATGGTTGACTCCTTTGGAATTACGTCCTTTCAGATTCCTCACCAAAGACATCCACCAAGGCGATACACTGGTGGGGCAAGCCAGCACACTGTCATGTCACCGGTGGTGCATTACAGAACAGAGTTCTATAAAATGCTACAGTAGATAGTGTTGGTGTTCAGCTTAGGGACAGGTTCAGTCAACCAGATCTAGATGTTCTGCAGAAGTTAAAGGAAACTGTACTGACTGAAAAAGTGAATGAAATTGTTGATCAGTATCCAGAACTGAACAGAGACAATCTAAAAGTCCAGCTAGCCATGTTTCGCTCTAGAAACACTTTTAGATCTACTGATGTGGCTACAATTCTAAGAGGAATGTCAGTTGAATTGAGAGGCCTGTTTGGTCAAGTTGAAACCCTTGTCAGGCTGCTTTTAGTGGTTTTAGCGTCATCAGCTGAGGCCGAAAGACGTTTTAGTGCTCTCCGAAGATTAAAAACATGGCTCAGAACAACAATGACACAAGTGAGACTGAACAGTATTGCTGTTTGCCATGTCCACCAGGACAAACTGGACAAAATCGATGTGAAACAAATATGCCAGCAGTTTATTTCTGGTAATGACAGACATAGACATGTGTTTGGCTTGTTCAAATAGCAAGTAACAGTATAGTACACACTAAGCTCTCAGTTTTTATGGTGTGGCTAGTTACCAattgtatagtatatataaatatatattgttgtttAATTCACAAAATTAAGTAATAAATACCATGTGTTCTGTGAtgtaatgtgttgttgtttttctggagcagatctggaggaaATCTGCTtgttcagtttttttgtttgtttgttgttttttttacttgcccTGCTAGAATTCTTACTGGCatcataaaaaagtaaaaaaaaaaaaaaaaatagatctaTTGTACATCTGTTTTGACCTGTGTAaccttaaaaaataaagttacggcacaaaaaatactattttaattattgtacTTTTGTGACAATGCGGCTGTGCGTTTTTTTCTATTCTGTCATATTTTTAGTCACAGTAATAATATAGATTTAGGCAGACACCTGCCAGTTTGCTCAGTGAGAAGCATGTTCCATATTATGTTTCATTCTTGTTAAAACAGTACAATAAACTTTTAAGTTCTGACTCCCTATGTTTGTTTGTCTTCAGTATTACATCTttaatttctacatttttttatatttgtgccTTATTGCCCAATTGTAAAGAAATTGTGAAACAGACCAAAATACTGTATTCTCTaggattgttttattttgtaaattaaaGTAGAACATGTAGTTTTGTCTCAAccatttattcttttatcataaggtaaagaaatgaattaaaatgtaagCATCCAGGATCACACTGAACCATTTCAGCCTGAATGATGAGTCGATCTAAGAGGAGATGATGAGTTGCCTCAGACCTCAGTGCCTGTTGGTGAGTGTATCCGACGAGCGCACACGAAGAAAatgcctgcaaaaaaaaaaaaaaaaaaaagataagtcCCTTGTAACTACTTTATACACTAGGCATTTTATCTGCCCAAATGTAATGtagaatatttatgaaatatacCTGAAAAGAATGTAAACACCACTGACACCCAGCCCGTTAAATACGACCAGGAGAATCTCCAGTTTTCGTATTGCTTCTCATAGTAGTACACAGTCATCAGAGTGTATGTAACCATCGCAGGAAGCACGTAAAAGACTGGGGAAAAATGACTAAATGGTCTTACCTATTATTTAGAAGATTACTATAATTTAAAACAATGCTTAATTTTTTATGACAATACATAACTATAAGTAAGTTTAGTGAGTTTGACTGTCAGATTGAGCACACTCACATGACAGGTAATATAAAAATGCAGCgaaaaatgttctgtttaaGCGAACAACAGTGTTGTAGTTAAAGAAAGCCATGATGCCTAGAAACATGCCAAGGATGCCTGTTATGTTAGCCATGATCATATATATGCCGACGCCATTCAGGAAACCTGtaataggggaaaaaaagatttgtagatgtttatgctgtatgcaattttattaaaatatagtttCTTATGTCTCACCAAtgttttcagtgtttattatgcATTTCCCAGGCACACAGAAGTGCCACAGGCCCTGGTGCATGTAACCACTGGCCTGGTGATATTGCATCCAGTAATCTGTGGCTGTGGATGCAGCCAGCAGTATATTTCCAACTCCAGCACAGACTATTCCACCTCCCAATAAGCTGTTCATTATGCACCTGTAGGTGATATAAAGAAAAGTTTTCAATAGATGTGAATGTGCTGATCAACTGGCTCCTATTTTCACCCATATCTTCAACAGAtctctggagctgtgtgaagtagaggtcttctcgggtctaaagaaatgtacccgacccgaagtgacccgaatcactttttacccgaaaccgacgtgcataatttttttattttttatttttagaaagacccaacccgagacaaaccctaaaaaattagacccgagtccgacccgacgccaattttttttaacccggcTGGACGCAAATGTTGCATAActttacactaaagtaaccgctacagagtggattcaaaattgattgacaggtctatTTTAACGaaaatgagcttaccgccagccacacattgccagccacatgtcgcaagcggccttggcaaacagaggagaggttggaagaGGACTCGagttgatgcacacacacgagatacagtagttcgggtcttctctgGTCCGTTCGGtgaaaacacattcattttaaattagccAAGATCCGGTGCCGTTATTATCACGTATACCCGACTGTGttcgaggcacacgtgaaacttttagacccaaacTCGCTCGGGTTGGACCTTGGGTTTtcagatctaagtggacccgtgaagacctctagtgtgaAGTCCCCTCCTGCTTTAAACTCTCCACAATCGTCCGGGTccccaagaaaccctccatcactggactgaatgactacagacctgtcgctctgacatctgttgtcatgaagacctttgaacACCTCTTATTGGCCCATCTAAAGACTgtcacagaacagatgctggatcccctacagtttgcctaccgtgcaaacagatcagtggacgacgcagtcaacattggactgcactacattctgcaacacctggactgcccaggga
It encodes the following:
- the LOC113660426 gene encoding lens fiber membrane intrinsic protein-like isoform X1; translated protein: MTRTRNLVPAVCDSQRCIMNSLLGGGIVCAGVGNILLAASTATDYWMQYHQASGYMHQGLWHFCVPGKCIINTENIGFLNGVGIYMIMANITGILGMFLGIMAFFNYNTVVRLNRTFFAAFLYYLSFFYVLPAMVTYTLMTVYYYEKQYENWRFSWSYLTGWVSVVFTFFSGIFFVCARRIHSPTGTEV
- the LOC113660426 gene encoding lens fiber membrane intrinsic protein-like isoform X2; the encoded protein is MNSLLGGGIVCAGVGNILLAASTATDYWMQYHQASGYMHQGLWHFCVPGKCIINTENIGFLNGVGIYMIMANITGILGMFLGIMAFFNYNTVVRLNRTFFAAFLYYLSFFYVLPAMVTYTLMTVYYYEKQYENWRFSWSYLTGWVSVVFTFFSGIFFVCARRIHSPTGTEV